One Borreliella afzelii genomic window carries:
- a CDS encoding contractile injection system sheath initiator: MDIKIDEKFNIVFNNDFKLIENIEEQKQRLFFYLKTPKGSLKENPNYGFDYSFYFKLCKANKLESIKNFFLNLSKELKIDLINVKPSIKNKTITIKFFFLGKDTLKMDFKI; encoded by the coding sequence ATGGATATTAAAATTGACGAAAAATTTAATATAGTATTTAATAATGACTTTAAATTAATAGAAAACATTGAAGAACAAAAACAGCGTTTATTCTTCTACCTTAAGACACCAAAAGGCAGCTTAAAAGAAAATCCAAATTATGGGTTTGACTACAGCTTTTACTTTAAGCTTTGCAAAGCTAATAAGCTAGAATCTATTAAAAATTTTTTTTTAAACCTTTCAAAAGAACTTAAAATAGATCTTATTAATGTAAAGCCAAGTATTAAAAACAAAACAATAACAATAAAATTTTTCTTTCTAGGAAAAGACACTTTAAAAATGGATTTTAAAATATGA
- a CDS encoding S2/P23 family protein has protein sequence MKIVIIFVVILILGCSLDNNSKMENEGGGFKENGSDRLGQEKRALGSSNFRSLLDDSGMGSNFQNYEPLKALENKNKFINYNQIEFLEGTKSVNLYLWSTYIRWVKIKARDLCDERGNCIKELNGIKYSYLVSPIDGSYISYAMPLIIFETTSESDPFYSVSGFKLINKGSDINFNDNKGGFLGGIPMSEKSVESGLVTAYPFGSSDSKRVVEAFTALYNNGIWNDMIAEITIKSKNPPQNEKVYRISLDSKLFNVTMKKIIEKYPNIKNTSLTFNSLIN, from the coding sequence TTGAAAATAGTCATTATATTCGTCGTGATTTTAATTCTTGGTTGTTCTTTAGATAATAATTCAAAAATGGAGAATGAGGGTGGCGGTTTTAAAGAAAATGGATCAGATAGACTAGGTCAAGAAAAAAGGGCTTTAGGTTCATCGAATTTTAGGTCATTGTTAGATGATTCTGGGATGGGATCCAATTTCCAAAATTATGAGCCTTTAAAAGCGCTTGAGAATAAAAATAAATTTATTAATTACAACCAAATAGAGTTTTTAGAAGGAACAAAATCAGTCAATTTGTATCTTTGGTCGACTTATATTCGCTGGGTGAAAATTAAAGCCAGAGATTTGTGTGATGAGCGTGGAAATTGTATTAAAGAGCTTAATGGCATTAAGTATTCTTATCTTGTTTCTCCTATTGATGGAAGCTACATTTCTTATGCTATGCCTTTAATAATTTTTGAAACTACTAGTGAAAGTGATCCTTTTTATTCTGTTTCTGGATTTAAATTAATAAACAAAGGAAGCGATATAAATTTTAATGACAATAAGGGGGGATTTTTAGGGGGAATCCCAATGTCTGAAAAATCAGTTGAATCTGGGCTTGTAACTGCGTATCCTTTTGGTTCTAGTGATTCTAAAAGAGTGGTTGAGGCTTTTACTGCCCTTTATAATAATGGAATTTGGAACGATATGATTGCCGAGATTACCATTAAGTCTAAGAACCCTCCACAAAATGAAAAAGTTTACAGAATTTCACTTGATTCTAAGCTTTTTAATGTTACTATGAAAAAAATAATTGAAAAATATCCTAATATAAAAAATACAAGCTTAACATTTAATTCGTTGATTAACTAG
- a CDS encoding BBA07 family lipoprotein — protein sequence MKNILLFIILLFFSCKEFNYSDIRRRSSKVLNSSSALNGEVEMSFVNSLNDDQKEALFFLEQVVLDSNPDKFNQIFNLNEDKVKEMLATVVKCLQAKRNAKIKLERSNDANVANAKQQLLQVEKTYINNLRQSFITTKSIEEACNLVKNYDASASF from the coding sequence ATGAAAAATATTTTATTATTTATTATTTTATTATTCTTTTCTTGTAAAGAATTTAATTATTCTGATATTAGGAGAAGATCTTCAAAGGTTTTAAATTCTTCTAGCGCATTAAATGGAGAGGTTGAAATGTCTTTTGTAAACTCTTTGAATGATGACCAAAAAGAAGCTTTGTTTTTTCTTGAGCAAGTGGTTCTTGATAGTAATCCTGATAAGTTTAATCAAATTTTTAATTTGAATGAAGACAAAGTAAAAGAAATGCTTGCTACTGTTGTTAAGTGTTTGCAAGCTAAAAGAAATGCCAAAATAAAGCTTGAGCGTTCAAATGATGCAAATGTTGCTAATGCTAAACAGCAGTTGTTACAGGTTGAAAAAACCTACATAAATAATTTGCGACAATCTTTTATAACTACTAAGAGCATTGAAGAAGCTTGTAATCTTGTGAAAAATTATGATGCATCTGCTTCGTTTTAA
- a CDS encoding P13 family porin: protein MKKILTLILIFSLTIQIFATQNKQDRIEKGIESFNKYEKEKKGPIVPFLLNLFLPFGIGSFVQEDYIGGGSVLGFNLLGVILGGTGIILNIRETQLTGSILIGVGASMFAISYITSLIIPFTFANRHNENLKKRLSAELVGFEPNFDIGTNGFQLSFKKSY from the coding sequence ATGAAAAAAATTTTAACATTAATATTGATTTTTAGTTTAACAATTCAAATCTTTGCCACACAAAATAAACAAGATAGAATTGAAAAAGGCATTGAAAGTTTTAATAAATACGAGAAAGAGAAAAAAGGTCCAATCGTACCATTCCTTTTGAATTTATTTTTGCCTTTTGGAATAGGGTCCTTTGTCCAAGAAGATTATATTGGTGGTGGATCAGTTCTTGGATTTAATTTATTAGGAGTAATACTTGGAGGAACTGGAATTATTCTTAACATTCGTGAAACACAATTAACTGGATCCATACTAATAGGAGTGGGAGCAAGTATGTTTGCAATATCTTACATAACTTCACTTATTATTCCATTTACATTTGCAAATAGGCATAATGAAAATCTTAAAAAAAGACTAAGCGCTGAGCTTGTAGGTTTTGAGCCTAATTTTGATATTGGAACAAATGGATTCCAACTGTCGTTTAAAAAAAGTTATTAA